From a region of the Acanthochromis polyacanthus isolate Apoly-LR-REF ecotype Palm Island chromosome 3, KAUST_Apoly_ChrSc, whole genome shotgun sequence genome:
- the LOC110961294 gene encoding serine/threonine-protein kinase MARK1-like isoform X3, with amino-acid sequence MEYASGGEVFDYLVAHGRMKEKEARAKFRQIVSAVEYCHQKRIVHRDLKAENLLLDADMNIKIADFGFSNEFTLGKKLDTFCGSPPYAAPELFQGKKYDGPEVDVWSLGVILYTLVSGSLPFDGQNLKELRERVLRGKYRIPFYMSTDCENLLKKLLVLNPGKRGSLQQIMKDRWMNVGYEQEELKPFTEPEQDLNDLKRIELMGTMGFPQEEVRKALDGQKYNEVTATYLLLGRKAAEFEVSTESFSSGNLVQRPRPVSDINGSSQSPAHSRSTATNQKQRRFSDHVAPSVPPPVSHTKRCHANSVESDRKDDPASPMGAPDRRKSATASGSMTRRNTYVYEKSSTERYSPAIPNGKDSSLPEVPAASPSPSPGATVSSTRPRHVKSMSASGHPMKSCLPPIDDNAEYQSSSQKPPSSPSAFSVTSSGSTATPDRTRFPRGSSSRSTFHGAQLRDRRPATYNGPPASPSLSQHTAGALATPHRGTSTSLIGKITSKFVRRSLSGEPKEDGRESKPRSLRFTWSMKTTSSMEPGDMMKEIRRILDANNCDYEQRERYLLFCVHGDARQDSLVQWEMEVCKLPRLSLNGVRFKRISGTSIAFKNIASKVANELRL; translated from the exons ATGGAGTACGCCAGCGGAG GTGAAGTCTTCGACTACCTGGTGGCTCACGGACgaatgaaggagaaggaggCCCGAGCTAAGTTCCGCCAG attGTATCAGCCGTGGAGTACTGTCACCAGAAGAGGATCGTTCACAGAGACCTCAAG GCGGAGAACCTCCTGCTGGACGCCGACATGAACATTAAAATAGCAGACTTTGGTTTCAGCAACGAGTTCACGTTGGGCAAGAAGCTGGACACTTTCTGTGGGTCTCCACCGTACGCTGCTCCTGAACTCTTCCAG GGAAAGAAGTACGACGGGCCGGAGGTGGACGTCTGGAGTCTGGGAGTGATTCTGTACACGCTGGTCAGCGGCTCGCTGCCCTTCGACGGACAAAACCTCAAG GAGCTGAGGGAGCGTGTTCTCAGAGGGAAGTACCGGATTCCCTTCTACATGTCCACCGACTGTGAGAACCTGCTGAAGAAGCTGCTGGTCCTCAACCCGGGGAAACGAGGAAGCCTGCAG caaatcatgAAGGATCGATGGATGAACGTCGGCTACGAGCAAGAGGAGCTGAAACCGTTCACCGAACCAGAACAAGACCTCAATGACCTCAAACGCATCG AGCTGATGGGCACGATGGGCTTTCCTCAGGAGGAAGTGAGGAAGGCGCTGGACGGTCAGAAGTACAACGAGGTGACTGCAACCTACCTGCTGCTGGGGAGGAAAGCTGCTGAG TTTGAAGTCTCCACTGAGTCCTTCTCCAGCGGGAACCTGGTTCAAAGACCACGACCTGTTAGCGACATCAACGGGTCCAGCCAGTCCCCCGCCCACTCTCGCAGCACAGCGACCAATCAGAAGCAGCGGCGGTTCAGTGACCACG tggcGCCCTCTGTCCCCCCGCCTGTGTCCCACACCAAGCGTTGCCATGCCAACAGCGTAGAGAGCGACAGGAAGGACGACCCGGCCTCGCCCATGGGAGCTCCAGACCGCAGGAAGTCAGCCACCGCCTCAGGG AGCATGACTCGGAGGAACACGTATGTTTATGAGAAGAGCAGCACCGAGCGCTATTCGCCTGCCATACCCAACGGGAAGGACAGCAG TCTACCTGAGGTACCTGCTGCCTCCCCCTCCCCGTCACCTGGGGCGACCGTCTCCTCCACACGTCCTCGTCACGTCAAGTCCATGTCAGCCTCAGGACATCCCATGAAGTCCTGCCTGCCCCCCATCGACGACAACGCCGAGTACCAGAG CTCCTCCCAGAAGCCTCCATCGTCGCCTTCAGCCTTCAGCGTCACCAGCAGCGGCAGCACCGCCACACCGGACCGAACCCGCTTCCCCCGAGGCTCCTCCAGCCGCTCCACCTTCCACGGCGCTCAGCTCCGAGACCGACGTCCCGCCACCTACAACGGCCCGCCGGCCTCGCCCAGCCTGTCGCAGCACACGGCGGGGGCGCTGGCCACGCCTCACCGGGGAACCTCCACCTCCCTCATCGGAAAGATCACCTCCAAGTTCGTACGCAG GAGTTTATCCGGCGAACCCAAAGAGGACGGTCGGGAGTCCAAGCCCCGTTCGCTGCGTTTCACCTGGAGCATGAAGACCACGTCCTCCATGGAGCCGGGGGACATGATGAAGGAGATCCGCAGGATTCTGGACGCCAACAACTGTGACTACGAGCAGCGCGAGCGCTACTTGCTGTTCTGCGTGCACGGAGACGCCCGGCAGGACAGCCTCGTCCAATGGGAGATGGAGGTGTGCAAACTTCCCCGCCTCTCGCTCAACGGGGTGCGCTTTAAAAGGATCTCCGGCACGTCCATAGCCTTCAAAAACATCGCCTCCAAGGTGGCCAACGAGCTCAGGCTATGA
- the LOC110961294 gene encoding serine/threonine-protein kinase MARK1-like isoform X2 — MKILKHPNIVKLFEVIETEKTLYLVMEYASGGEVFDYLVAHGRMKEKEARAKFRQIVSAVEYCHQKRIVHRDLKAENLLLDADMNIKIADFGFSNEFTLGKKLDTFCGSPPYAAPELFQGKKYDGPEVDVWSLGVILYTLVSGSLPFDGQNLKELRERVLRGKYRIPFYMSTDCENLLKKLLVLNPGKRGSLQQIMKDRWMNVGYEQEELKPFTEPEQDLNDLKRIELMGTMGFPQEEVRKALDGQKYNEVTATYLLLGRKAAEFEVSTESFSSGNLVQRPRPVSDINGSSQSPAHSRSTATNQKQRRFSDHVAPSVPPPVSHTKRCHANSVESDRKDDPASPMGAPDRRKSATASGSMTRRNTYVYEKSSTERYSPAIPNGKDSSLPEVPAASPSPSPGATVSSTRPRHVKSMSASGHPMKSCLPPIDDNAEYQSSSQKPPSSPSAFSVTSSGSTATPDRTRFPRGSSSRSTFHGAQLRDRRPATYNGPPASPSLSQHTAGALATPHRGTSTSLIGKITSKFVRRSLSGEPKEDGRESKPRSLRFTWSMKTTSSMEPGDMMKEIRRILDANNCDYEQRERYLLFCVHGDARQDSLVQWEMEVCKLPRLSLNGVRFKRISGTSIAFKNIASKVANELRL, encoded by the exons ATGAAGATCCTCAAACATCCAAACATcg tgaagCTGTTTGAGGTGATTGAAACGGAGAAGACTCTCTACCTGGTGATGGAGTACGCCAGCGGAG GTGAAGTCTTCGACTACCTGGTGGCTCACGGACgaatgaaggagaaggaggCCCGAGCTAAGTTCCGCCAG attGTATCAGCCGTGGAGTACTGTCACCAGAAGAGGATCGTTCACAGAGACCTCAAG GCGGAGAACCTCCTGCTGGACGCCGACATGAACATTAAAATAGCAGACTTTGGTTTCAGCAACGAGTTCACGTTGGGCAAGAAGCTGGACACTTTCTGTGGGTCTCCACCGTACGCTGCTCCTGAACTCTTCCAG GGAAAGAAGTACGACGGGCCGGAGGTGGACGTCTGGAGTCTGGGAGTGATTCTGTACACGCTGGTCAGCGGCTCGCTGCCCTTCGACGGACAAAACCTCAAG GAGCTGAGGGAGCGTGTTCTCAGAGGGAAGTACCGGATTCCCTTCTACATGTCCACCGACTGTGAGAACCTGCTGAAGAAGCTGCTGGTCCTCAACCCGGGGAAACGAGGAAGCCTGCAG caaatcatgAAGGATCGATGGATGAACGTCGGCTACGAGCAAGAGGAGCTGAAACCGTTCACCGAACCAGAACAAGACCTCAATGACCTCAAACGCATCG AGCTGATGGGCACGATGGGCTTTCCTCAGGAGGAAGTGAGGAAGGCGCTGGACGGTCAGAAGTACAACGAGGTGACTGCAACCTACCTGCTGCTGGGGAGGAAAGCTGCTGAG TTTGAAGTCTCCACTGAGTCCTTCTCCAGCGGGAACCTGGTTCAAAGACCACGACCTGTTAGCGACATCAACGGGTCCAGCCAGTCCCCCGCCCACTCTCGCAGCACAGCGACCAATCAGAAGCAGCGGCGGTTCAGTGACCACG tggcGCCCTCTGTCCCCCCGCCTGTGTCCCACACCAAGCGTTGCCATGCCAACAGCGTAGAGAGCGACAGGAAGGACGACCCGGCCTCGCCCATGGGAGCTCCAGACCGCAGGAAGTCAGCCACCGCCTCAGGG AGCATGACTCGGAGGAACACGTATGTTTATGAGAAGAGCAGCACCGAGCGCTATTCGCCTGCCATACCCAACGGGAAGGACAGCAG TCTACCTGAGGTACCTGCTGCCTCCCCCTCCCCGTCACCTGGGGCGACCGTCTCCTCCACACGTCCTCGTCACGTCAAGTCCATGTCAGCCTCAGGACATCCCATGAAGTCCTGCCTGCCCCCCATCGACGACAACGCCGAGTACCAGAG CTCCTCCCAGAAGCCTCCATCGTCGCCTTCAGCCTTCAGCGTCACCAGCAGCGGCAGCACCGCCACACCGGACCGAACCCGCTTCCCCCGAGGCTCCTCCAGCCGCTCCACCTTCCACGGCGCTCAGCTCCGAGACCGACGTCCCGCCACCTACAACGGCCCGCCGGCCTCGCCCAGCCTGTCGCAGCACACGGCGGGGGCGCTGGCCACGCCTCACCGGGGAACCTCCACCTCCCTCATCGGAAAGATCACCTCCAAGTTCGTACGCAG GAGTTTATCCGGCGAACCCAAAGAGGACGGTCGGGAGTCCAAGCCCCGTTCGCTGCGTTTCACCTGGAGCATGAAGACCACGTCCTCCATGGAGCCGGGGGACATGATGAAGGAGATCCGCAGGATTCTGGACGCCAACAACTGTGACTACGAGCAGCGCGAGCGCTACTTGCTGTTCTGCGTGCACGGAGACGCCCGGCAGGACAGCCTCGTCCAATGGGAGATGGAGGTGTGCAAACTTCCCCGCCTCTCGCTCAACGGGGTGCGCTTTAAAAGGATCTCCGGCACGTCCATAGCCTTCAAAAACATCGCCTCCAAGGTGGCCAACGAGCTCAGGCTATGA